One part of the Tachysurus vachellii isolate PV-2020 chromosome 6, HZAU_Pvac_v1, whole genome shotgun sequence genome encodes these proteins:
- the LOC132847270 gene encoding neuroblast differentiation-associated protein AHNAK-like isoform X1, with product MCDCFHLAFPNWHAPAAGAGRRLTGPEQDVEEDSVCAEPEILESERPRPQGSSPIEEFPIEKQAEDDISDLAHKSGSNKKSRKAGFGALFDKRTSDKMNEAEDMQSGESEMIVKTVKEACVEGLVVTGGGKEGIFIKEVKVDSPASKHLGVKEGDQILSATVYFDNVSYEDALKILEHAQPYKMEFCLRRQVEPTIPENAEIIHPKEKDQGSPTMRSQRKIKKQQERISWPKFPSFGKGPRVQFKRSHSTSEAEEHRKLEMSPPTSDTESPLKSPLKCADGKDKKKKHKVHLKVKMKGHRSKSVEEAQSNEKELVCDNQQVDDILEEKIPEGHEEKMIEISQVLDRSENKVSPKTVNDNAFQSVSVMELHEAHLISLGNTLKTTDISVALAEEGKIESSEMKVRFPQIKKPDVGTESHADNVLLSQTGVEISQLDNDISKEEIGKGSSEKQMESGNAELLMPNIDIGVGVTRTSVRVGNEKQRKEKSVFENESYGIRTRGPLADIATSKTHFVSTVNGLQFMSPKMSDEHAVDKDIPLVKSSKLPTQTNDFILADLAQRTESEFKLPKVDHFKFATHELIKKTEVEQIRTHLPKREDIEIPGMENKETKPSLKTPEIKVPKIEKMINITKERVIQDPQTDEEFNVEDVKVAVSKFPAFKLPEGDITGVLVQREIEMKSDKSTLTPRGSPHKISITSTDSGTIMPKTKVGEEMSQASHAADKNRGIKIPEVDLTYIDEQTSTPVIKIAYTPPQKTDYGRFGDLNFKLPKREDIEIPGMEAIKESNLLCTADLDQAEKPKTKKHGDKKCHEKKSKKSKITVEGSESAKPDTQSPDFSTELPKKYSSKIDTGEPKIHEKQKFKTPNIGEFENIDVQIQESKILEDNMDLPQKTETKFNTKFKIPSTTLPESGTKVPVEEVDISAVDVKVKVAGKKLPENKIKLSDEASLTYLDGTDANKDGLSDCGYGRAQDTETEGQGRKFKLPKFELSFPEVKAPRIICTSKKDDESSVSEEYGKVPVVHSPKAEPSTVKHEVSGDLPDTGTEITEVKIKRPGFSFPRFGISKSEHAPSAANVTSVDMSLSEGHTQMDNLNTNITISVKDGNQKDTTKFASPTKFKIPSIKFPNFGVKAKATMETSDVAVDIKGPDISLPHTEPILVDIKEPDVDKQKESVSTQFINTDIQSEAKGSNFTDLPEVDSKDLELKMKMPGFSFPKIELSKSEVKAPKGDVSLPNIEVSLPEGSTEIERPSTDLDLSMEYAEQKDPTKFKLPSVNFPKLRTKGPKASVEVSDVDAHVKGPEICFPGAEMKLKVEPLSVDIKGPDAVKELEPFSVEMKDQDIQMKEQGSKFKLPNFGISLPEIKGPKIDICSDKAKIDISVPKAKVEMHPPDVEVQVVTAEMKADLPEVDSKGLELKMKTPGLSFPKIELSRSEVKASEGDVSLPNVDVSLPEGSMEIDQPTTDVTIPDVEQKDQSMFGSPTKFKLPSINLPNFGIKGPKTSVELSDVDVEVKGPEINLPEAEMKLSAEPLSVDIKGLDADKELEPFSVEMKDQDIQMKEQGSKFKLPNFGISLPEIKGPKIDISSNKAEIDISVPKAKEEIHPPDVEVQGVTAEIKADLPEVDSKGLDLKMKMPGFSFPTIELSRSEVKAPEADVSLPNVDVSLPEGSMEIDQPTTDVTIPDVEKKGRSKFGSPTKFKLPSINFPKFGTKGPKASVDLPDVDVEVKGPEINHPEAEIKLSAEPLSIDIKGPDADKELKPLSVEMKDQDIQMKEQGSKFKLPKFGISLPEIKGPKIDISADKAEIDISVPKAKVEMHPPDVEVQGVTAEIKADLPEVDSKGLDLKMKTPGFSFPKIELSRSEVKAPEGDASLRNVDVTLPEGSMEIDQPTTDVIIPDVEKKGRSKFGSPTKFKLPSINFPKFGTKGPKASVDLPDVDVEVKGPEINLPEAEMKLSAEPLSVDIKGPDADKELEPFSVEIKNQDIQMKEQGSKFKLPNFGINLPEIKGPKIDISSNKAEIDISVPKAKVEMHPPDVEVQGVTAEIKADLPEVDSKGLDLKMKTPGFSFPKIELSRSEVKAPEGDASLRNVDVSLPEGSMEIDQPTTDVTIPDVEKKGRSKFGSPTKFKLPSINFPKFGTKGPKASVDLPDVDVEVKGPEINLPEAEMKLTVEPLSVDIKGPDADKELKSVSLEMKDQDIQMKEQGITFKLPKFGISLPEVKGPKIDISADKAEMDISVPKAKVEMHPPDVEVQGVTAEIKADLHEADSKGLELKMKTPGFSFPKIELGRSEVKAPEGDVSLPKVDVSLPEGSMEIDQPTTDVTIPDVEKKGRSKFGSPTKFKLPSINLPKFGTKGPKASVDLPDVDVEVKGPEINLSEAEMKLSAEPLSVDIKGPDADKEFKPVSVEVKDQDIQIKEQGFKFKLPKFGISLPEVKGPKIDISADKAEMDISIPKAKVEMHPPDVEVQGVTAEIKANLPETDSKDLDLKMKMPGFSFPKIELSRSEVKAPEGDVSLPNVDVSLLEGSMEIDQPTTDVTIPDVEKKGRSKFGSPTKFKLPSINFPKFGTKGPKASVDLPDVDVEVKGPEINLPEGEMKLNVEPLSVDIKGPDADKELKPFSVEVKDQDIQMKEQGSKFKLPKFGISLPEIKGPKIDTSSDKAEIDISIPKSKIEMHPPDVEVQGVTAEIKADLPEVDSKVLELKMKTPGFSFPKIELSRSEVKAPEGNVSLPKVDVSLPEGSMEIDQPTTDVTIPDVEKKGRSKFGSPTKFKLPSINLPKFGTKGPKASVEVSDLDVDVKGPEINLPETQIKLPAESLSVGIKGPDADKELKPVSVEVKDQDIQMKEQGIKFKLPKFEFSLPEIKGPKLYGTSDKAEIDISVPKAQVEVHPPNIEVQGVTAEMIADLPEVDSKYTEVKMKTPVLSFPGIGFGKPEVKLPEGNASLPNVDVSLPEGSMEIDQPSLDVTISDVEQKGRSKFGSPTKFKLPSISFPKFGTKGPKASVEVSDVDVDVIKPARSLPHAEIKLSAEPLSVNIKGPELDKEIKSVSLEMKDQDIKTKEQGSKFKLPKFGISLSEVKEPKFDVTSDKADIDISVPKAQVEVYPPNVEVEGVTAEVKAHLPEVDGVKCIKSDSKTNNEVAKAELDSQEGKCGNEDTAVDNNALDVILEPTQKYTEGVKMSSKFILPTLGDVFSGFEVEFNVPTFDEIEETKKKFSDPLKHEHNIAVGGRLATECVSKHENGGTQEKSATDQNKDSGQKQTQPENSDWFRFPKLPSPTKDNEKITFQLQNKTEHSPQTDNESRKSFTRDTRDIDEDNVSPTLSLSSSDAFADVSSALTSERMGLSLTSPTKVKVKYSEPTANAEVTDIHGDIITSTARTEIISMAPHQPEKVNIPFSSETSSSSVDTLKQMSGHIVVSNVQSVSKTEHATILTKVDTQTLPPEKATDSMFSVEETIMRTGHTIVEKHVVKEIFGDDKEKIFVTQRIQVYEGDSTEPISDDTASSIQKLRDSVHTEKIRFFEEAESSQTILMTTETLLRHADSSTDENEGK from the exons ATGTGTGACTGTTTTCATCTGGCGTTCCCCAACTGGCACGCACCAGCTGCGG GTGCTGGGCGAAGGCTGACGGGACCAGAACAAGACGTGGAGGAGGATTCA GTATGTGCGGAACCTGAGATTTTAGAGAGTGAAAGACCTCGTCCTCAAGGTTCATCCCCAATAGAAGAATTTCCCATTGAAAAACAG GCTGAGGACGACATCTCGGATTTAGCACACAAGAGTGGAAGcaacaaaaaaagcagaaaagccGGTTTTGGAGCTCTGTTTGATAAACGCACATCTGACAAAATGAATGAAGCAGAG GACATGCAGAGTGGTGAATCTGAAATGATTGTAAAAACAGTGAAAGAAGCATGTGTTGAGGGCTTAGTCGTGACAGGTGGAGGGAAAGAAGGGATCTTCATCAAAGAAGTGAAAGTAGATTCACCAGCTTCCAAACATCTAGGTGTGAAAGAGG GTGATCAAATACTAAGTGCTACAGTATACTTCGATAATGTGTCATACGAAGATGCACTTAAAATTCTTGAGCATGCTCAACCATATAAAATGGAATTCTGTCTAAGACGCCAAGTGGAACCAACCATACCAGAAAATGCTGAAATTATACATCCAAAG GAAAAAGACCAAGGCTCACCAACAATGAGAAGTcagagaaaaattaaaaaacagcaaGAACGCATCTCATGGCCAAAGTTCCCTTCCTTTGGCAAGGGACCCAGAGTGCAATTCAAGAGATCTCACAGTACATCAGAAGCAGAGGAACACAGGAAATTAGAAATGAGCCCACCAACAAGTGACACTGAATCCCCACTAAAATCTCCACTAAAATGTGCAGAtggaaaagacaagaaaaaaaagcacaaagttCATCTAAAGGTGAAGATGAAGGGCCACAGGAGCAAGTCAGTTGAAGAGGCCCAGAGTAATGAGAAGGAGTTGGTTTGTGACAATCAACAGGTGGATGATATATTAGAAGAAAAGATTCCAGAAGGACATGAGGAAAAAATGATAGAGATCTCACAGGTACTGGATAGAAGTGAAAATAAGGTTTCTCCCAAGACTGTGAATGATAATGCATTTCAGAGTGTGTCAGTTATGGAACTCCATGAGGCTCATTTAATTAGTTTAGGCAACACATTAAAGACTACAGATATTTCAGTTGCTCTTGCAGAGGAAGGAAAAATAGAGAGTTCAGAAATGAAAGTTAGATTTCCTCAAATTAAGAAACCTGATGTTGGAACAGAGAGCCATGCGGACAATGTTCTATTATCACAGACAGGGGTAGAAATATCTCAACTTGACAATGACATCAGCAAAGAGGAAATAGGAAAAGGTAGTTCAGAGAAACAAATGGAATCTGGAAATGCAGAACTTCTCATGCCAAATATAGATATTGGTGTAGGAGTAACAAGAACATCAGTAAGGGTTGGCAATGAAAAGCAAAGGAAGGAGAAATCTGTGTTTGAAAATGAGAGTTATGGGATTCGAACCAGAGGTCCATTGGCAGACATAGCCACATCAAAAACCCACTTTGTGAGTACAGTAAATGGGCTTCAGTTCATGTCACCAAAAATGTCTGATGAACATGCTGTCGATAAAGATATACCTTTAGTGAAATCTTCAAAATTACCAACACAAACTAATGATTTCATTCTAGCTGATCTAGCTCAAAGAACAGAATCAGAGTTTAAATTGCCAAAGGTAGATCATTTTAAATTTGCAACCCATGAACTAATTAAAAAGACAGAGGTGGAACAAATTAGAACGCACTTACCAAAACGAGAAGATATTGAAATTCCAGGGatggaaaataaagaaacaaaacccaGTCTTAAGACACCAGAAATTAAGGTTCCAAAAATTgagaaaatgataaatattacaaaGGAAAGAGTAATCCAGGATCCACAAACAGATGAAGAGTTCAATGTTGAGGATGTTAAAGTGGCTGTTTCCAAATTCCCTGCTTTTAAACTGCCTGAGGGGGACATAACAGGAGTTCTTGTTCAAAGAGAAATTGAAATGAAGTCTGATAAGTCTACATTGACCCCTAGGGGATCACCACATAAAATATCCATCACAAGTACAGACAGTGGCACTATTATGCCTAAAACTAAAGTAGGTGAAGAAATGTCTCAAGCTTCTCATGCTGCAGATAAGAACAGAGGAATCAAGATTCCTGAAGTTGATCTAACTTACATTGATGAGCAGACATCAACACCAGTGATAAAAATAGCTTACACACCTCCACAGAAAACAGATTATGGAAGATTTGGagatttaaactttaaactccCAAAGCGGGAAGATATTGAAATACCAGGGATGGAAGCAATAAAGGAATCAAATTTGCTGTGCACAGCAGATCTTGACCAAGCTGAAAAGCCAAAAACTAAAAAGCATGGTGACAAGAAATGTCATGAAAAGAAATCAAAGAAATCAAAAATAACAGTTGAAGGATCTGAAAGCGCTAAACCTGATACTCAGTCTCCAGATTTTAGTACTGAATTGCCAAAGAAGTATTCCTCTAAAATAGATACTGGAGAACCAAAGATCCATGAGAAACAAAAATTCAAAACTCCCAACATAGGGGAATTTGAGAATATAGATGTTCAAATACAGGAAAGCAAGATTTTAGAAGATAATATGGACTTGccacaaaaaacagaaacaaagttTAACACAAAATTTAAAATTCCCTCAACCACCCTGCCAGAATCTGGAACTAAAGTTCCAGTGGAAGAAGTAGATATCTCTGCAGTGGATGTTAAAGTGAAAGTTGCTGGAAAAAAATTACCagagaataaaattaaattatcaGATGAGGCATCATTAACATACTTAGATGGCACTGATGCAAATAAAGATGGACTGTCTGACTGTGGATATGGCAGAGCTCAGGACACTGAAACTGAAGGGCAAGGAAGGAAGTTCAAACTGCCAAAATTTGAGCTCAGTTTTCCTGAAGTAAAAGCACCAAGAATTATTTGTACTTCAAAGAAAGATGATGAGAGTTCTGTATCAGAGGAATATGGTAAAGTGCCAGTTGTGCATTCACCAAAAGCAGAACCATCAACTGTAAAACATGAAGTGAGTGGAGACCTACCAGACACAGGCACTGAAATAACTGAAGTGAAAATTAAAAGGCCAGGATTTTCATTTCCCAGGTTTGGTATATCGAAATCAGAACATGCACCCTCAGCAGCGAATGTCACAAGTGTTGATATGTCTTTATCAGAGGGACATACACAAATGGACAATCTAAacacaaatattacaatatCAGTGAAAGATGGTAACCAAAAGGATACAACAAAGTTTGCTTCTCCAACAAAGTTCAAAATTCCTTCAATCAAGTTTCCAAATTTCGGAGTGAAAGCAAAGGCAACAATGGAGACTTCTGATGTGGCTGTTGATATTAAAGGACCTGACATAAGTCTACCACATACTGAGCCAATTTTGGTTGATATAAAAGAGCCTGATGTAGACAAACAAAAGGAATCTGTCAGTACGCAATTTATTAATACGGACATCCAAAGTGAGGCAAAAGGAAGTAACTTTACCGACCTGCCAGAAGTAGATTCTAAAGATCTAGAACTAAAAATGAAGATGCCAGGATTTTCATTTCCTAAAATTGAACTGAGTAAATCAGAAGTGAAGGCTCCCAAAGGTGACGTGAGTCTCCCAAATATTGAGGTGTCTTTGCCTGAAGGAAGTACAGAAATTGAAAGACCTTCTACAGATTTGGACCTATCAATGGAATATGCAGAACAAAAAGACCCAACAAAGTTTAAATTGCCATCAGTCAACTTCCCAAAGCTTAGAACTAAAGGTCCAAAAGCATCTGTAGAGGTCTCTGATGTGGATGCACATGTTAAAGGACCTGAAATATGTTTCCCAGGTGCAGAGATGAAATTGAAAGTTGAACCATTGTCTGTGGATATAAAAGGGCCTGATGCAGTCAAAGAATTGGAACCTTTCAGTGTGGAAATGAAAGATCAGGATATCCAAATGAAGGAACAGGGGAGTAAATTCAAATTACCAAATTTTGGAATCAGCCTTCCTGAAATAAAAGGGCCAAAAATAGATATATGTTCAGACAAGGCAAAGATTGACATTTCTGTACCAAAGGCAAAAGTAGAAATGCATCCACCAGATGTTGAAGTGCAAGTTGTGACAGCTGAAATGAAAGCCGACCTGCCAGAAGTAGATTCTAAAGGTCTGGAACTGAAAATGAAGACTCCAGGATTATCGTTCCCTAAAATTGAATTAAGTAGATCAGAAGTGAAGGCTTCTGAAGGTGATGTGAGTCTCCCAAATGTTGATGTGTCTTTGCCTGAAGGAAGTATGGAAATTGACCAACCAACTACTGATGTGACAATACCAGATGTAGAGCAAAAAGACCAGTCAATGTTTGGATCTCCAACAAAGTTTAAACTGCCTTCAATCAACCTCCCAAATTTTGGAATTAAAGGTCCAAAAACATCAGTAGAGCTCTCTGATGTGGATGTTGAAGTTAAAGGACCTGAAATAAATCTACCAGAAGCAGAGATGAAATTGTCAGCTGAGCCATTGTCTGTTGATATAAAAGGGCTTGATGCAGACAAAGAATTGGAACCTTTCAGTGTGGAAATGAAAGATCAGGATATCCAAATGAAGGAACAGGGGAGTAAATTCAAATTACCAAATTTTGGAATCAGCCTTCCTGAAATAAAAGGGCCAAAAATAGATATAAGTTCAAACAAGGCAGAGATTGACATTTCTGTACCAAAGGCAAAAGAAGAAATACATCCACCAGATGTTGAGGTGCAAGGCGTGACAGCTGAAATAAAAGCTGATCTGCCCGAAGTAGATTCTAAAGGTCTGGATCTGAAAATGAAGATGCCAGGATTTTCATTTCCTACAATTGAATTAAGTAGATCAGAAGTGAAGGCTCCCGAAGCTGATGTGAGTCTCCCAAATGTTGATGTGTCTTTGCCTGAAGGAAGTATGGAAATTGACCAACCAACTACTGATGTGACAATACCAGATGTAGAGAAAAAAGGCCGGTCAAAGTTTGGATCTCCAACAAAGTTTAAATTGCCTTCAATCAACTTCCCAAAGTTTGGAACTAAAGGTCCAAAAGCATCAGTGGATCTCCCTGATGTGGATGTAGAAGTTAAAGGACCTGAAATAAATCATCCAGAAGCAGAGATAAAATTGTCAGCTGAGCCATTGTCTATAGATATAAAAGGGCCTGATGCAGACAAAGAATTGAAACCGCTCAGTGTGGAAATGAAAGATCAAGATATCCAAATGAAGGAACAGGGGAGTAAATTCAAATTACCAAAATTTGGAATCAGCCTTCCTGAAATAAAAGGGCCAAAAATAGATATAAGTGCAGACAAGGCAGAGATTGATATTTCTGTACCAAAGGCAAAAGTAGAAATGCATCCACCAGATGTTGAGGTGCAAGGTGTAACAGCTGAAATAAAAGCTGATCTGCCCGAAGTAGATTCTAAAGGTCTGGATCTGAAAATGAAGACGCCAGGATTTTCATTTCCTAAAATTGAATTAAGTAGATCAGAAGTGAAGGCTCCTGAAGGTGATGCGAGTCTTCGAAATGTTGATGTGACTTTGCCTGAAGGAAGTATGGAAATTGACCAACCAACTACTGATGTGATAATACCAGATGTAGAGAAAAAAGGCCGGTCAAAGTTTGGATCTCCAACAAAGTTTAAATTGCCTTCAATCAACTTCCCAAAGTTTGGAACTAAAGGTCCAAAAGCATCTGTGGATCTCCCTGATGTGGATGTAGAAGTTAAAGGACCTGAAATAAATCTACCAGAAGCAGAGATGAAATTGTCAGCTGAGCCATTGTCTGTGGATATAAAAGGGCCTGATGCAGACAAAGAATTGGAACCTTtcagtgtggaaataaaaaatcaggatatCCAAATGAAGGAACAAGGAAGTAAATTCAAATTGCCAAATTTTGGAATCAACCTTCCTGAAATTAAAGGGCCAAAAATAGATATAAGTTCAAACAAGGCAGAGATTGACATTTCTGTACCAAAGGCAAAAGTAGAAATGCATCCACCAGATGTTGAGGTGCAAGGTGTAACAGCTGAAATAAAAGCTGATCTGCCCGAAGTAGATTCTAAAGGTCTGGATCTGAAAATGAAGACGCCAGGATTTTCATTTCCTAAAATTGAATTAAGTAGATCAGAAGTGAAGGCTCCTGAAGGTGATGCGAGTCTTCGAAATGTTGATGTGTCTTTGCCTGAAGGAAGTATGGAAATTGACCAACCAACTACTGATGTGACAATACCAGATGTAGAGAAAAAAGGTCGGTCAAAGTTTGGTTCTCCAACAAAGTTTAAATTGCCTTCAATCAACTTCCCAAAGTTTGGAACTAAAGGTCCAAAAGCATCAGTGGATCTCCCTGATGTGGATGTAGAAGTTAAAGGACCTGAAATAAATCTACCAGAAGCAGAGATGAAATTGACAGTTGAACCATTGTCTGTGGATATAAAAGGGCCTGATGCAGACAAAGAATTGAAATCGGTCAGTTTGGAAATGAAAGATCAGGATATCCAAATGAAGGAACAAGGGATTACATTCAAATTACCAAAATTTGGAATCAGCCTTCCTGAAGTAAAAGGGCCAAAAATAGATATAAGTGCAGACAAGGCAGAGATGGACATTTCTGTACCAAAGGCAAAAGTAGAAATGCATCCACCAGATGTTGAGGTgcaaggcgtaacagctgaaaTAAAAGCTGATCTGCACGAAGCAGATTCTAAAGGTCTGGAACTGAAAATGAAGACGCCAGGATTTTCATTTCCTAAAATTGAATTAGGTAGATCAGAAGTGAAGGCTCCTGAAGGTGATGTGAGTCTCCCAAAGGTTGATGTGTCTTTGCCTGAAGGAAGTATGGAAATTGACCAACCAACTACTGATGTGACAATACCAGATGTAGAGAAAAAAGGCCGGTCAAAGTTTGGATCTCCAACAAAGTTTAAACTACCATCAATCAACCTCCCAAAGTTTGGAACTAAAGGTCCAAAAGCATCAGTCGATCTCCCTGATGTGGATGTAGAAGTTAAAGGACCTGAAATAAATCTATCAGAAGCAGAGATGAAATTGTCAGCTGAGCCATTGTCTGTGGATATAAAAGGGCCTGATGCAGACAAAGAATTCAAACCGGTCAGTGTGGAAGTGAAAGATCAGGATATCCAAATAAAGGAACAAGGGTTTAAATTCAAATTACCAAAATTTGGAATCAGCCTTCCTGAAGTAAAAGGGCCAAAAATAGATATAAGTGCCGACAAGGCAGAGATGGACATTTCTATACCAAAGGCAAAAGTAGAAATGCATCCACCAGATGTTGAGGTgcaaggcgtaacagctgaaaTAAAAGCCAATCTGCCAGAAACAGATTCTAAAGATCTGGATCTGAAAATGAAGATGCCAGGATTTTCATTTCCTAAAATTGAATTAAGTAGATCAGAAGTGAAGGCTCCTGAAGGTGATGTGAGTCTCCCAAATGTTGATGTGTCTTTGCTTGAAGGAAGTATGGAAATTGACCAACCAACTACTGATGTGACAATACCAGATGTAGAGAAAAAAGGCCGGTCAAAGTTTGGATCTCCAACAAAGTTTAAATTGCCTTCAATCAACTTCCCAAAGTTTGGAACTAAAGGTCCAAAAGCATCAGTGGATCTCCCTGATGTGGATGTAGAAGTTAAAGGACCTGAAATAAATCTACCAGAAGGAGAGATGAAATTGAATGTTGAGCCATTGTCTGTGGATATAAAAGGGCCTGATGCAGACAAAGAATTGAAACCTTTCAGTGTGGAAGTGAAAGATCAGGATATCCAAATGAAGGAACAGGGGAGTAAATTCAAATTACCAAAATTTGGAATCAGCCTTCCTGAAATAAAAGGGCCAAAAATAGATACAAGTTCAGACAAGGCAGAGATTGACATTTCTATACCAAAGTCAAAAATAGAAATGCATCCACCCGATGTTGAAGTGCAAGGTGTAACAGCTGAAATAAAAGCTGATCTGCCAGAAGTAGATTCTAAAGTTCTGGAACTGAAAATGAAGACGCCAGGATTTTCATTTCCTAAAATTGAATTAAGTAGATCAGAAGTGAAGGCTCCTGAAGGTAATGTGAGTCTCCCAAAGGTTGATGTGTCTTTGCCTGAAGGAAGTATGGAAATTGACCAACCAACTACTGATGTGACAATACCAGATGTAGAGAAAAAAGGTCGGTCAAAGTTTGGTTCTCCAACAAAGTTTAAATTGCCTTCAATCAACTTACCAAAGTTTGGAACAAAGGGTCCAAAAGCATCAGTGGAGGTTTCTGATTTAGATGTAGATGTTAAAGGACCTGAAATAAATCTACCAGAAACACAGATAAAATTGCCAGCTGAGTCATTGTCTGTGGGTATAAAAGGGCCTGATGCAGACAAAGAATTGAAACCAGTCAGTGTGGAAGTAAAAGATCAGGATATCCAAATGAAGGAACAAGGGATTAAATTCAAATTACCAAAATTTGAATTTAGCCTTCCAGAAATAAAGGGACCAAAACTTTATGGAACTTCAGACAAGGCAGAGATTGACATTTCTGTACCAAAGGCACAAGTAGAAGTTCATCCACCTAATATTGAAGTTCAAGGTGTAACTGCTGAAATGATAGCAGACCTGCCAGAAGTAGATTCTAAATATACTGAAGTGAAAATGAAGACACCAGTCCTTTCTTTTCCTGGAATCGGATTTGGTAAACCAGAAGTTAAGCTTCCTGAAGGTAATGCGAGTCTCCCAAATGTCGATGTGTCTTTGCCTGAAGGAAGTATGGAAATTGATCAACCAAGTCTTGATGTGACAATATCAGATGTAGAGCAGAAAGGCCGGTCAAAGTTTGGTTCTCCAACAAAGTTTAAACTACCATCAATCAGCTTCCCAAAGTTTGGTACTAAAGGACCAAAAGCATCTGTAGAGGTCTCTGATGTGGATGTAGATGTTATAAAACCTGCCAGAAGTCTACCACATGCAGAGATAAAACTTTCAGCTGAGCCACTCTCAGTAAACATAAAAGGGCCTGAGCTAGACAAAGAAATTAAATCAGTCAGTTTGGAAATGAAAGATCAGGATATCAAAACAAAGGAACAAGGGAGTAAATTCAAATTGCCAAAATTTGGAATCAGTCTTTCTGAAGTAAAAGAACCAAAGTTTGATGTAACTTCAGACAAGGCAGATATTGACATTTCTGTACCAAAGGCACAAGTAGAAGTTTATCCACCTAACGTTGAAGTGGAAGGTGTAACAGCAGAAGTGAAAGCTCACCTGCCAGAAGTAGATGGCGTGAAATGTATTAAATCAGACAGTAAGACAAACAATGAAGTAGCCAAAGCAGAGTTGGATTCCCAAGAGGGAAAATGTGGCAATGAGGATACAGCTGTTGACAATAATGCTCTTGATGTCATCTTAGAACCAACACAAAAGTATACAGAAGGAGTCAAGATGTCCTCCAAATTTATATTGCCAACACTTGGTGATGTGTTCAGTGGCTTTGAAGTTGAATTTAATGTACCTACATTTGATGAAAttgaagaaacaaagaaaaaattttCAGATCCTCTGAAACACGAACATAACATTGCAGTCGGAGGTCGGTTAGCAACAGAGTGTGTATCAAAACATGAAAATGGAGGAACTCAGGAAAAATCGGCAACAGACCAAAACAAAGACAGtgggcaaaaacaaacacaacccgAAAACAGTGACTGGTTTAGATTTCCTAAGTTGCCATCTCCAACCAAAGACAATGAAAAAATAACTTTCCaacttcaaaataaaactgaacataGTCCACAAACCGACAATGAGTCCAGGAAAAGTTTTACAAGAGATACAAGAGATATTGATGAGGACAATGTCAGTCCTACATTGTCACTGAGTTCATCTGATGCTTTTGCTGATGTAAGTTCTGCACTTACATCTGAACGGATGGGCCTGTCGCTGACCAGCCCTACAAAGGTCAAAGTAAAATATTCAGAGCCCACTGCTAATGCTGAAGTAACTGATATACATGGTGATATCATTACTTCAACAGCCAGGACTGAAATAATATCTATGGCGCCTCATCAGCCAGAGAAAGTAAACATTCCATTTTCTTCTGAAACATCATCTTCTTCAGTGGATACTCTGAAACAAATGTCAGGACACATAGTTGTCTCAAATGTACAAAGTGTGTCTAAAACCGAACATGCTACAATTCTCACCAAAGTAGATACACAAACTTTGCCTCCAGAAAAAGCCACTGACTCAATGTTTTCAGTTGAGGAAACAATCATGCGAACAGGACATACAATAGTGGAGAAGCATGTTGTAAAGGAAATCTTTGGTGATGACAAAGAGAAAATATTTGTGACACAGAGAATACAGGTTTATGAAGGAGACTCTACTGAGCCTATCTCTGATGATACCGCATCCTCAATTCAAAAGTTAAGGGACAGTGTACACACTgaaaaaattagattttttgaGGAGGCAGAGTCAAGTCAAACAATTTTAATGACCACTGAAACATTACTAAGGCATGCAGATTCCTCCACAGATGAGAATGAGGGGAAATGA